The segment ACAGTAGTTAATGATGTAACGGCAAGTCTTGTTGATATAATCATTCACTTTATTATTGCGATTCATAGCAAGCAAAGCCTGTTTACGAGTGGTGCCTTTGATTTTTTGCTTATCTTTTATGCTTTGAAGTCTGGCATTTTCTTTGTTAAACCATTGATTTATACTTTTTAATCTCCGCCCATCAATGATGAATGATCTGCCGTCTGATGTGACACAAGTGGCAAGATTGTTTAATCCTAAATCAATTGCCAGTGCTTTTTGGTCGTTTAATTCTCTTTGATCTTCAGGCATTTCATATTTGTACTGAATCTCAAAGAACCTGGCATGATGCTTAGGAATGATTTCAATCTGCTTAATCTTTTTGTCCAGTAACACAGGCGGAATCGTTATCGTGATAGGCTTGTGAGTCTTTTTAAATAGGCGAGAATACGGTATCGTGAATTTGTTGCCGTCTATACGAATCTGGCCAATGATCAGTGAATGAAAGCCATCTTTTTTAAGATATTTTGGAATACTGATAGCCTTGTGGTCATATTTTCCTTGTTTGGCAAGACTGACCAAACCAAAGAAAGATTTAAAGGCTTCATTGACCTTTTTTAAAATTTGCTGTGCCATGTTGCTGTTTAACAGCTTATAGTTTTCGTTAGTTTTTGCAATATGATAGTTTTTCTCATAATTAAGAAATTCCTTGTGTTCAAAATAGTATTGTCTGACATTGTACAATCCGACGTTGTACATGTTCTTGGCAATATGGCACAGTTCTCGAAGAGTCAAGTATTCTTCTTTGGTCAAACCATTTAGCTGTTGTTTGATACAAAAATACATGTTTTCACCTCCCATCTAACTATATGATACTATATTTTACTGAATCTATCCTATTTTCAGCAAAATATAGTTAAGGCGATTCATCTCCCACTTACTCCGCTTCGCTTCGTTGAAGTGGGAGTCTTCTCGCCTAATTAAGATAAAAAGCTTCGTTTCCTTCGGGAAGGACACGTCGAATGTTCTTAAAAGGGTTCGGCATAAGCAATGAAGCGTTCAACGGCGCTGTTCCGCTAGTTTAAGCCGCCCGCGGCAGTTCCCGCAGACGTAGCGGGCGGTGTTCATGCGCTTTTTTCGAGTGTACGTCAGGCCGCAAGATGTGCAAATGTATGTATAGATCGTTTTCGACCTGTCTGTTTTTTGGCCGATTGGACGACAATAGCGAGGCGCCCCCACTTTTTGCAGCAGTTCGCGGAAGTCGCGGTCGCGATGGCGGTAGCCTTTTCCCTCAAGGTGCAAGTGGTAATGGCAAAGCTCATGTTTGATAATGGCGATCAATTCTTCCTCGCCGAACTGCTCGTAATGTTTTTGATTGAGCTCAATGTTATGCGTCTGCAACATGTAGCGCCCGCCGGTGGTGCGCAAACGAGGGTTGAAGAAAGCGGTATGGCGGAACGGCTTGCCAAATGTGCTTATGGAAATTTGTTCAACGAGCGCTTGCAAGCGTTTTTGATCCATGACAGGCGCCCCCCCTTTTATGTTTTCAGCACAGGACAATGCGCAGCTACATACATTATATACTACCTTTCCGTTTGTTAGGGAGGTGACTGTTTTGCCTACGTGGCTAAAAAATCAGATGAGACGAGCCTATTATGAGAAAAATCTTGATCAAATTAAGCTGTTAAACCAATGCTGGTTTTTTTATCAAAGGAAGCACTGTCCGTAACATATGTTTGAGGCTGTCCCTGCTGTTCATTGGGCAGTACGGGACAGCCTCTCCAGCTTATTCCGGCGGAAGCATCGATAATGAAATTCTTCCTTTCGCTGCATCAACCCTTTCCACCCACACTTTGACGACGTCGCCGACGGAGACGACATCAAGCGGATGGCGGACGTATTGTTTGCTTAGCTTGGAAATGTGCACGAGCCCGTCCTGTTTGACGCCGATGTCAACAAAGGCGCCGAAGTCGACGACGTTGCGCACCGTTCCTTCGAGCTCCATGCCTGGCTTTAAGTCTTCCATCTTCAAAACGTCTTTTCGCAATATCGGCTTGGGCAGCTCGTCGCGCGGGTCGCGCTCCGGACGGCACAACGCGTCAATGATGTCGCGGAGCGTCAGTTCCCCGATGCCGAATTCGGATGCCGCTGCTTTCACATCGATGGCTTGCAGCGCTTGGCGAAGCTCATTGCTGCCAATGGCGGCGGTTGTAAATCCTAACTTTTGCAACAACTGCTTCACTTCCGCGTACCGCTCGGGGTGAATCGGCGTGCGGTCAAGCGGTTCGTCGCCATCAACGATGCGCAAAAACCCGATGCATTGCTCATACGTTTTCGCCCCAAGACGCGGGATCGTTTTCAGCTCCTCGCGGCTGCGGAATTTCCCTTGCTCTTCGCGGCGTTTGACAATGTTTTCGGAGACGGTTTTCGTCAGTCCCGAGACGTATTGGAGCAGCGAAACGGACGCCGTGTTGACGTTGACGCCGACTTGATTGACGACCGTCTCCACGACGAAACGGAGCGACTCCGCCAGCTTTTTTTGCGACACATCGTGCTGGTATTGGCCGACGCCAACCGATTTCGGGTCAATCTTCACCAGTTCGGCGAGCGGGTCTTGGACGCGGCGGGCGATTGAGACGGCGCTCCGCTCTTCAACTTGCAAGTCGGGAAACTCGGCGCGCGCAAGGTCGGAAGCCGAGTAGACGCTCGCTCCTGCTTCATTGACAATCAAATAAAAGATATCGCGTTGCACATGCTTCAGCGTGTCGGCGACAAACTGTTCAGTTTCCCGAGAGGCTGTTCCGTTGCCGATGGCGATCATATCCACATGATAGTCGTCAAGTAAACGAAGAGTCTTTGTCCTCGCTTCATCCTTTTTCTCTTGCGGCGGGTGTGGGTAAATGACATCGATATGAAGCAGCTTCCCTGTTTCATCAACAACGGCGAGCTTGCATCCCGTTCGGTAGGCTGGGTCGATGCCGAGCACCGTTTTTCCTTTCAATGGCGGCTGAAGAAGCAGTTTGCGTAAATTCTCGGCAAAAATATGGATCGCCCGCTCTTCCGCCTTTTCTGTCAGCTCGTTGCGGATGTCGCGCTCAATGGCGGGCTCCATCAGCCGTTTGTATCCGTCTTCCACCGCTTCAGCCACGATGGGAGCGGCCGGGGACACCTCGTTGACGATCGTTTGCCGCTGCAAATAGCGGATGATTTCTTCGGCAGGCGCTTGGACCGAGACGCGCAGCACCTCCTCTTTTTCGCCGCGGTTCAGCGCCAAGACGCGATGGGGGACGATTTTCGCCACCGGTTCTTCGTAGTCGTAATACATCTCGTATACGTTTTTTTCGTCCTTCTCCGACGCCTTCGCGGTGGACACGATCATCCCTTTCCGCCACGTCTGTTCCCGCGCCCATTGACGAAGAGCGGCATCGTCGGCCACCCGCTCGGCGATGATGTCCTTCGCCCCTTGCAGCGCCTCGTCTGCCGTTGCGACCCCTTTTTCTGTATCAATGAACGCCCGGGCCTGCTCTTCCGGAGTTGGGGCGGCAGGGCAGGAAAGAAGCCAATCGGCAAGCGGCTCAAGCCCTTTTTCTTTCGCAATCGTCGCCTTCGTGCGCCGCTTTTGCCGGTACGGGCGGTACAAATCTTCGACTTGCTGCAGTTTCGTGGCGCTGATAATCGCGTTTTTCAGCTCTTCGGTCAATTTCCCTTGCTCATCGATCAGCCGAATGACTTCTTCTTTCCGCTGCTCTAAATGCTGCAAATACTCCCAGCGCTCAAGCACCGCACGAATTTGCACTTCATCGAGCGCCCCCGTCATCTCTTTCCGGTAGCGGGCGATAAATGGAATCGTATTTCCTTCCTGATGCAGGGTGATGACGTTTTCAACTTGTTTGGCTGCCAGCCGTTGTTCATCAGCGATCGTTTGAATCAAACGCTGTTCAATCGCCAACACGTTCCCTCCTTATGCACAGCCTTGCACGTTCTCCCATCTACACTCACTCCTGAAAATGAGCAATGTTTGCAAACAGCTGCCCGCTAGACCGTCTCTGCGTATTCCACACTTCGGCCGCCTTCCGAAGACGGCAAACGACGTTTCTTCACGCAACATATTCCCGGCAGCACGATGTCCCAGCCGCAACCGCACCGCAATCCGGACGCACCCGCTGATCTTTTGTCCATTCGAAGCAAGAGGAAGCCATCATTCCCCGCCGGTTGCACCGAGCTTGGGCAGGGAGAGAGTTCCGGACCGGGGATGACAAAAAAAGAGCTACTTATTCGTAGCCTCTTTGTGAAAGAATACACATAAATGCCAATAGAGGGGACAGACCGTTCCATGAACCGATCTGCCCGTTTGGCCGGTGAGCCGACATCGCTGCCATGAGGCGTTGCGCACCCATGCTGCTTCCACGCGCATCGATTGATCTTCCCGCAGCGACACTTGCTGTTTTGGCGTCCCTCACGCTGAAGCGGAAAGATTTCCTTGCGCTTGCTTCAAAAGTCGATCAGCCCTAAGCTGATTTGCAGCGCTTCATCGACTTTGTCCATCATCTCATCATCCAGATGGGTGATTTTGTCAGTCAGCCGCTGCTTATCAATCGTACGGATTTGTTCAAGCAAAATGACCGAGTCCCGCTCAAACCCGTAGCGCTTCGCATCGATCTCGACATGCGTCGGCAGCTTTGCCTTTTGGATTTGCGCCGTGATCGCCGCTACAATAACCGTTGGACTGAAGCGATTGCCGATATCGTTTTGGATCACCAACACGGGGCGGACGCCGCCCTGCTCTGAGCCAACAACCGGGGAAAGGTCCGCAAAATACACGTCGCCACGTTTGACAATCAAAGCATTACCCCCCGCTAACTAAGCGTTCAACGGTGTGATCGGCCTCGTATTCAGCATGAAACGCTTCAGAAGCAATAGATAAATTGATTTTCGCCATTTCCATGTAGCCACGTCTCATCGCTTCGCGAATTTGCCGCTTTTTCCGCTCCCGGATATACATTTTCGTCGCCTGGTAAATAAGTTCATTGCGATTGCCGTTCTCCTGTTTGACGAGGACGTCGAGCTCCGTCAGCAGCGACTGCGGCAAACGAACGATGATTTCCGTTGTTGCGCCAGATTCCGACACAAATATACACCTCCACGAACTGCAGCCATTCATTGCTTCCACTTCATGATACCATTAAACAACGGCGCTGCAAAGTCATTTCTCCATTTTCTATCCTTTGTCTTTTGAAGCAGATTATGCACTGCTTTCCCCGCGGCCAATGGCGTTTCTCACTTCCATTATACGCTTATGGCGGAAAAAAATACGGGGCACTCGATAACTGATCGTGCAAGGCACTTCGTAGTTGATCGTTTCCAAATGGCGAGCGACATCATCAATGGAAATCACCTCGTCCCCTTGGCGGCCAATCAGTGTCACCTTCGTGCCGACCGGCAGCGGCCCAGGCAGGCGGATCATGCATTGGTCCATGCAAATGCGGCCGACAATCGGCGCCTTTTGTCCGTCAACGAGGACATGAAAGTGCTGCAGGCGGCGGAGCCAGCCGTCCGCATAGCCGATCGGAATCGTCCCGATCCACTCCTCCGTCTGCGCAGTGTACGTCGCACCATAGCTCACCTTTTCGCCTGGTTGCAGTTTTTTGACGTGTACGAGGCGGCTATGGAGCGAAAATGCTTCTTTTAATGGATACGGCAGCAGCGGCTTGATGCCGGGCGACGGGGCAAGCCCATACATGGCAATGCCGAAGCGGACCATATTGAACGTCCGGTCAGGGAAACGGAGCGACGCTGCGCTGTTGGCGCAATGGACGAGCGGCGGGCGCGACGGCAGCCATTCGAGCATGTGCAAAAAACGGGTATACTGATAGGAAAAATAATCGGTGTTCACTTCATCCGCAGTCGCAAAATGCGTGTACACCCCTTCAAGCACAAAATGCGGATGGCGCTCAATCAGCGCTGCGATTCGTTTCGTCTCCTCCTCGTCTTTCACTCCAAGCCGTCCCATGCCGGTGTCCATTTTCAAATGGAAATGAATAGGAATAGGACCGCTGTAAAGGGCGGACGCTTCTTCCAACCAGTCGGAGCGGAACACGGTCAGGGCAATGCGCTGCTGGGCGGCCAGCGCCGCATCAGCTGGACGGGAAGCCCCGAGAACTAGAATCGGCGCTTCGATTCCTTTTTCCCTTAAAGCGAGCGCCTCATCCAAAAAGGCAACCGCCAGGCGGGAGGCCCCCGCTTCGAGCGCTGTCCTTGCCACCTGCACATCCCCATGTCCATAGGCGTTCGCCTTCACGACCGCCATAATGTGCGTGTCGTCCGGCAGCAAACGGCGCAAATTCGCCACATTGTCGTAAATGGCGTCCAAATCCACTTCCGCCCACGTATCGCGATGAAAGTCGTTCATGGTTTCTCGCTGCCTTTCCTGTTGCGCAAACTTGAAAGCGCTTGAAATCATTTTTCGTCCTTTTTTAGTTTACCATGCCATTGCGGAAGAAGGAATAGGGGAAAGCGTGCGAAGACAGCGAAAAACGTTGGACGGGCGCTGCGGTTGGCTGCACCGGTGCCGCAACTCCAATCGGGCAATAGAAAAAAGGCGGCTCCCCTGCTTTCGGAAGCGGGGAGACACGCCTTTTTTCGGATGGCATCGTTATTTTGCCGCTTTTTCCTGCACTGTGCTGGCCACCATTATCATTTCTTGTAGAGTCAAATCGTCCGAGGCGAGCGTAAACTCCACCCCGTTGTACGACCATGTCAGCGTTCGATCGGTGAGAGCGCCGACGGTGAAGCCTAAATCGACGGGATCGCCGTTCACCAAGACGGGCATGCTCGTTGCCGGAAGCACTTCCGCTTTTTCTTGAACGAGCGTAAATGATTTTTTGCCGCCAAACGTCATAATCACTCGTTTGCCACTCTCACTTTTGACCTCTTTTTCCTCGAGCATTTTCACTCCTTCAGGCAGCCGGCTCAAATCGGGGTACATGACTTCCATCACTTGTTCTTTTCCTTCGGCCATCGTTGGCACCTCAAGACGCGCCCCGGTCATGTTTTTGGACGTGTCGAACGCATCGTCATCAAACTTTTTGTTAAATTCAACATTGGAGAATTCGACCGTCAACAATGCTTTCCGGTCGGTATCCATCACTTTGACCGAGACCGGCGCCAAATCTTTTTTGCGCAGTGTAATCTCCTGTGTTGGGACGACCTCACTGTTCGGGTAGTTCGTTTTTGTCTCGAACACGTAATGATTTTTCGTTGCCTTAAACTTTGTCTTTGGATCGCTCAAAATGTCTTTGACGAGCGATTCGTACAAATACGCTTGGCTACTGTTTTTCGGCCAATCGCTGACAAACTTGAAGCTTTTGTTGAGGGCGGGTGTAAAGACGAATACCCCCTCATCATTGCGCAAAATCATTTGGCTTTGCCCTTTGTCGGCGTTTTTCAAGCTGACGCGGTAGTACGACGGCTGCTTATGCCACACTTCCACATGGTATACTTGCGGCTCGGCGCCGGTGTGGAACGTCATTTTCGCTTCCGCTTGGTAACCTGTCAGCTCATCCATCTTTTCATTCAGCGCCTTGAACACTTCCTCCTGCGATTTGGACCCGCAGCCAGCTAACACAAATAGAAAGATGATGCCGACCAATGCCATAAGCACCTTTCTGCCCATCGCTTCAACCCCTTTGCCTCATATATCGGTTTCTGTCCATGCACTACAATATATGAGACAACACCCGGGAATATGCAGACTAGCTATGACAAAGATCGAACGGCTTGAATGGTTCCAACCGCTCGATGACGACTTGGGCAACCGCATAATCGCGGCTATGGGAAATGGAAAGATGAACGACTTCGCGGTCGCAGTCAGCAGCAATGCGCGGTTTCCCGTAGGCATCTGTGGCGATTTCAATATCCTGAAATGACAAATGCCGTCCAATTCCTGTCCCGAGCGCTTTGGCGTACGCTTCCTTCGCCGCAAACCGTCCGGCGAGAAATTCCACCTGCCGGGCAGGCGGCAACTCATCAAACTGCGCCTTCTCCCGCGGCGTTAAAATCCGCTCCGGGAGTTTGCGGCTGCGGGCAAGGATGGACCGAATGCGCTCCAATTCCACAATGTCAATGCCGATGCCGATGATCATCGCGTTCCCCCCTGCTATCGGTTTGCCGGCCGCGGACAAATTTTTTCCGGCCGTCGCGCATAAGATGGCTTATAGCAATCCCTATGTTTGGTTTCCTGCCAAGAAAGGAGGCTCGTTCATGTTTCACCGTACCGGGGACGGTCGGCCGCTGCCTCGCCTTTGCCCCGCCGTATTCATCCTGTTGCTCGTCCATGTTGGCTTATGGGGGTTGTTCACGCTTCCTCTTCCGGCGCTTGAGCCAGTCTGGCAGAGCATCGTCGGAACGAACGGCGCCATCCGCCATGGGGAGTATTGGCGGCTTGTCAGCCCGCTTTTATTGCACCTCGATTTCGACCATTTAGCCGCGAACAGCCTCTCCTTATGGTTGTTCGGCTCGTGGCTCGAGCAAGCGCTTGGGAAAAGGAAGTTTTTGCTTCTTTATATCGGG is part of the [Flavobacterium] thermophilum genome and harbors:
- a CDS encoding transposase, IS605 OrfB family; protein product: MYFCIKQQLNGLTKEEYLTLRELCHIAKNMYNVGLYNVRQYYFEHKEFLNYEKNYHIAKTNENYKLLNSNMAQQILKKVNEAFKSFFGLVSLAKQGKYDHKAISIPKYLKKDGFHSLIIGQIRIDGNKFTIPYSRLFKKTHKPITITIPPVLLDKKIKQIEIIPKHHARFFEIQYKYEMPEDQRELNDQKALAIDLGLNNLATCVTSDGRSFIIDGRRLKSINQWFNKENARLQSIKDKQKIKGTTRKQALLAMNRNNKVNDYINKTCRYIINYCIENQIGKLVIGYAETWQRNMNLGKKTNQNFVNIPLGNIKEKLEYLCEFYGIEFLKQEESYTSQASFFDGDEIPEYNADNPKEYKFSGKRIKRGLYRTKSGKLINADVNGALNILKKSKAVDLSVLCSSGEVDTPQRIRIA
- a CDS encoding SprT-like family — its product is MDQKRLQALVEQISISTFGKPFRHTAFFNPRLRTTGGRYMLQTHNIELNQKHYEQFGEEELIAIIKHELCHYHLHLEGKGYRHRDRDFRELLQKVGAPRYCRPIGQKTDRSKTIYTYICTSCGLTYTRKKRMNTARYVCGNCRGRLKLAEQRR
- the yhgF gene encoding 30S ribosomal protein S1, which translates into the protein MLAIEQRLIQTIADEQRLAAKQVENVITLHQEGNTIPFIARYRKEMTGALDEVQIRAVLERWEYLQHLEQRKEEVIRLIDEQGKLTEELKNAIISATKLQQVEDLYRPYRQKRRTKATIAKEKGLEPLADWLLSCPAAPTPEEQARAFIDTEKGVATADEALQGAKDIIAERVADDAALRQWAREQTWRKGMIVSTAKASEKDEKNVYEMYYDYEEPVAKIVPHRVLALNRGEKEEVLRVSVQAPAEEIIRYLQRQTIVNEVSPAAPIVAEAVEDGYKRLMEPAIERDIRNELTEKAEERAIHIFAENLRKLLLQPPLKGKTVLGIDPAYRTGCKLAVVDETGKLLHIDVIYPHPPQEKKDEARTKTLRLLDDYHVDMIAIGNGTASRETEQFVADTLKHVQRDIFYLIVNEAGASVYSASDLARAEFPDLQVEERSAVSIARRVQDPLAELVKIDPKSVGVGQYQHDVSQKKLAESLRFVVETVVNQVGVNVNTASVSLLQYVSGLTKTVSENIVKRREEQGKFRSREELKTIPRLGAKTYEQCIGFLRIVDGDEPLDRTPIHPERYAEVKQLLQKLGFTTAAIGSNELRQALQAIDVKAAASEFGIGELTLRDIIDALCRPERDPRDELPKPILRKDVLKMEDLKPGMELEGTVRNVVDFGAFVDIGVKQDGLVHISKLSKQYVRHPLDVVSVGDVVKVWVERVDAAKGRISLSMLPPE
- the ndoA gene encoding mRNA interferase EndoA, translated to MIVKRGDVYFADLSPVVGSEQGGVRPVLVIQNDIGNRFSPTVIVAAITAQIQKAKLPTHVEIDAKRYGFERDSVILLEQIRTIDKQRLTDKITHLDDEMMDKVDEALQISLGLIDF
- the ndoAI gene encoding EndoA inhibitor — encoded protein: MSESGATTEIIVRLPQSLLTELDVLVKQENGNRNELIYQATKMYIRERKKRQIREAMRRGYMEMAKINLSIASEAFHAEYEADHTVERLVSGG
- the alr gene encoding Alanine racemase, with translation MISSAFKFAQQERQRETMNDFHRDTWAEVDLDAIYDNVANLRRLLPDDTHIMAVVKANAYGHGDVQVARTALEAGASRLAVAFLDEALALREKGIEAPILVLGASRPADAALAAQQRIALTVFRSDWLEEASALYSGPIPIHFHLKMDTGMGRLGVKDEEETKRIAALIERHPHFVLEGVYTHFATADEVNTDYFSYQYTRFLHMLEWLPSRPPLVHCANSAASLRFPDRTFNMVRFGIAMYGLAPSPGIKPLLPYPLKEAFSLHSRLVHVKKLQPGEKVSYGATYTAQTEEWIGTIPIGYADGWLRRLQHFHVLVDGQKAPIVGRICMDQCMIRLPGPLPVGTKVTLIGRQGDEVISIDDVARHLETINYEVPCTISYRVPRIFFRHKRIMEVRNAIGRGESSA
- a CDS encoding Outer membrane lipoprotein-sorting protein, coding for MGRKVLMALVGIIFLFVLAGCGSKSQEEVFKALNEKMDELTGYQAEAKMTFHTGAEPQVYHVEVWHKQPSYYRVSLKNADKGQSQMILRNDEGVFVFTPALNKSFKFVSDWPKNSSQAYLYESLVKDILSDPKTKFKATKNHYVFETKTNYPNSEVVPTQEITLRKKDLAPVSVKVMDTDRKALLTVEFSNVEFNKKFDDDAFDTSKNMTGARLEVPTMAEGKEQVMEVMYPDLSRLPEGVKMLEEKEVKSESGKRVIMTFGGKKSFTLVQEKAEVLPATSMPVLVNGDPVDLGFTVGALTDRTLTWSYNGVEFTLASDDLTLQEMIMVASTVQEKAAK
- the acpS gene encoding Holo-[acyl-carrier-protein] synthase, with amino-acid sequence MIIGIGIDIVELERIRSILARSRKLPERILTPREKAQFDELPPARQVEFLAGRFAAKEAYAKALGTGIGRHLSFQDIEIATDAYGKPRIAADCDREVVHLSISHSRDYAVAQVVIERLEPFKPFDLCHS
- the gluP_2 gene encoding Rhomboid protease gluP; this translates as MFHRTGDGRPLPRLCPAVFILLLVHVGLWGLFTLPLPALEPVWQSIVGTNGAIRHGEYWRLVSPLLLHLDFDHLAANSLSLWLFGSWLEQALGKRKFLLLYIGGGVGANLATALLLPPMYSHVGASGAIFSLFGMYSYLALFRRDLIAPRHAQLLLAAMAINLLLGLMEPDGNLIAHLFGFVTGGLLAPFLTVRPGPPSFHVVRP